The proteins below are encoded in one region of Halocatena salina:
- a CDS encoding DUF309 domain-containing protein, whose translation MTDHTRADAPPPDVGNPTGWCPDRHCWEHGTLRQAVVHGVRLYNAGAFHESHDCFEAEWYNYGRGTTESAFAHGMVQVAAGAYKHFDFENDEGMRSLFQTALQYFHGVPRDYYGVDVLDVRTTLTNACNDPSVLHDWRITLDETRPEARPVDFEYASSIT comes from the coding sequence ATGACTGACCACACCCGGGCCGACGCACCACCGCCAGACGTCGGAAATCCAACCGGCTGGTGTCCCGACCGACACTGCTGGGAACATGGCACGCTCCGGCAAGCGGTGGTTCACGGCGTCCGTCTGTACAACGCCGGTGCGTTCCACGAATCACACGACTGTTTCGAAGCGGAATGGTACAACTACGGCCGAGGCACCACCGAAAGCGCCTTCGCTCACGGCATGGTCCAAGTCGCAGCAGGCGCGTACAAACACTTCGATTTCGAAAACGACGAAGGGATGCGGAGCCTCTTTCAAACTGCATTGCAGTACTTTCATGGCGTTCCTCGGGACTACTACGGCGTCGACGTACTCGACGTGAGAACGACGCTCACGAACGCCTGCAACGATCCTAGCGTGTTACACGACTGGCGGATCACGCTCGACGAAACACGTCCCGAGGCACGTCCGGTCGACTTCGAATATGCGTCATCGATAACGTAA
- a CDS encoding succinylglutamate desuccinylase/aspartoacylase domain-containing protein encodes MRVEQLGEGEPNFAVVGSIHGDEPCGAHAIETLLDADLSIDRPVKLIIANERALDRNVRYTETDLNRVFPGDPDADAYETRLAHELLKEIRGCTTLSLHSTQSYSRPFAIVDETGPLAETICPHLSIDVLVETGGFVKNTLVGYVDVVEVECGMQGSQQAAENAVELVQEFLGAAGVLSGPVETETSTVPIYQLQRQIPKDPESSYAVHVENFERVDAGAPYATSDETEIRAEEPFYPVLMSSQGYERQLGYAADRSGTL; translated from the coding sequence ATGCGCGTTGAACAGTTGGGCGAAGGCGAACCGAACTTCGCGGTTGTTGGATCGATACATGGTGACGAGCCGTGTGGCGCGCATGCGATCGAAACGCTACTCGATGCTGATCTGTCCATTGACCGACCAGTAAAGCTCATCATTGCGAACGAGCGAGCGCTCGATCGTAACGTGCGTTATACAGAGACCGATCTGAACCGCGTCTTTCCGGGCGATCCCGATGCTGACGCCTACGAGACACGACTGGCACACGAACTGTTGAAGGAAATCCGTGGCTGTACGACGCTGTCGTTGCACTCGACGCAGTCGTACAGTCGTCCGTTTGCTATCGTCGATGAAACTGGGCCACTCGCGGAAACGATCTGTCCGCATTTATCGATCGACGTGCTCGTTGAAACGGGGGGATTCGTCAAGAACACGCTCGTCGGCTACGTCGACGTCGTCGAAGTTGAGTGTGGGATGCAAGGCTCCCAGCAAGCTGCGGAGAACGCCGTCGAACTCGTTCAGGAATTTCTCGGAGCGGCTGGTGTGCTTTCCGGACCAGTCGAGACTGAAACGAGTACGGTTCCCATCTACCAGTTACAGCGTCAGATCCCGAAGGATCCCGAATCATCGTACGCGGTTCACGTAGAAAATTTCGAACGAGTCGATGCTGGTGCACCCTATGCCACCAGCGACGAGACGGAGATACGCGCTGAGGAGCCGTTTTATCCAGTCCTTATGTCCTCACAAGGATATGAGAGACAGCTCGGATACGCGGCCGATCGGAGCGGCACCTTGTAG
- a CDS encoding UPF0179 family protein, which produces MTSVTLIGTRLAEEGTEFVYQGASPACEGCPYREQCLNLTEDVRYRVTNVRNSGTLECAVHDTGVTAVDVEPTSVRATVPSTSAYAGSTAQLEGPCPHTDCPSHPYCEPMGAEFDTSYTIREVIGDPPHDFCMLDRDLTLVELDSNESE; this is translated from the coding sequence ATGACCTCCGTTACGCTCATCGGGACACGACTCGCAGAGGAGGGAACCGAGTTCGTCTATCAGGGCGCATCTCCTGCCTGTGAGGGCTGTCCATACCGGGAGCAGTGTCTCAACCTCACGGAGGATGTTCGATACCGCGTTACGAACGTTCGGAACTCCGGAACGCTTGAGTGTGCCGTCCACGATACGGGCGTCACCGCCGTCGATGTCGAGCCGACATCCGTACGCGCGACGGTCCCGTCGACCAGCGCGTACGCCGGATCCACGGCTCAACTCGAAGGGCCGTGTCCCCACACCGACTGTCCGAGTCACCCCTACTGTGAACCGATGGGTGCGGAGTTCGACACGTCGTACACTATCCGGGAGGTGATCGGGGACCCACCGCACGACTTCTGTATGCTCGATCGAGATCTCACGCTCGTAGAACTCGATTCCAACGAATCGGAATGA
- a CDS encoding DUF5820 family protein — MEIDPPAGWRLWNEANERVILAYRPDVFDGGSFPPPCLPTVYVTRGQRDRRPGGQRTETDTWFVTLFLEPEVEYDPGRFESRAAAIEGAVALCERFGAGEIDYRELYQVPRPAYFEALDELTGTDS, encoded by the coding sequence ATGGAGATCGACCCGCCTGCTGGATGGCGGCTCTGGAACGAAGCAAACGAGCGCGTCATTCTCGCCTACCGGCCTGACGTGTTCGATGGAGGTTCGTTTCCCCCGCCGTGTCTGCCGACGGTGTACGTGACGCGTGGCCAGCGCGATCGCAGACCGGGAGGACAACGGACGGAGACAGACACGTGGTTCGTCACGCTGTTTTTGGAACCGGAGGTAGAGTACGATCCCGGCCGATTCGAGAGCCGCGCGGCCGCGATCGAGGGTGCGGTGGCGCTCTGTGAGCGCTTTGGAGCCGGAGAGATCGATTACCGCGAGCTGTATCAGGTGCCCCGGCCGGCGTATTTCGAGGCGCTCGACGAGCTGACGGGGACGGACTCCTGA
- a CDS encoding PrkA family serine protein kinase — protein sequence MTGDMATLEDLSKAYQDSIPADLRHTHSFEWYLETVHEEPTIARSAHQRVADMFDYYGTEYDEDAGVVEYRLASKDPLFDGENTFYGRSIHEAIHEFVNKVKSGARGLGPENRIKLLLGPVGSGKSDFDRQVRRYFEDYTLRDDGRMYTFRWTNLCDVIHDQDPADDVVRSPMNQDPLVLLPQAQRDGIIETLNERLDAPYTIRNEQSLDPASEFYMDKLLEQYDDDLKQVLENHIEIIRVVADENKRLAIETFEPKDKKNQDETELTGDVNYSKIAVYGESDPRAFDYSGAFCNANRGIFSGEELLKLQREFLYDFLHASQEQTIKPKNNPRIDIDQVIVGRTNMPEYKEKKGDEKMEAFNDRTKRIDFPYVLQYEEEAKVYQKMLNNADLPDIHVEPHTLEMAGLFGVLTRIVEPDGGQIGIVQKAKAYNGEGDEIDDVDLKKLHDEAEETAEVGEGMEGVSPRFVSDEIAEAIMDSMHRSREFLSPLTTFNHLEANLENHGSIAEEHFEQYYRYLELVREEYKERAIEDVRHALAYDVDEIRRQGEKYMDHVMAYIDDDTIEDEITGRESEPDETFLRSVEEKLNIPEDRKDDFRQEVSNWVSRRAREGTSFNPQDNDRLRRALERKLWEDKKHNINFSALVSSGETDDDERNAWIEALIDQGYSHEGAKEVLEFAGAEVAKTELEE from the coding sequence ATGACAGGTGATATGGCAACCCTCGAAGACCTCAGCAAGGCGTACCAAGATTCGATCCCCGCTGACTTGCGACACACCCACTCCTTCGAGTGGTATCTGGAGACCGTCCACGAGGAGCCGACGATTGCCCGCAGCGCTCACCAGCGTGTCGCGGACATGTTCGATTACTACGGCACCGAATACGATGAGGACGCCGGTGTCGTCGAGTATCGTCTCGCCAGCAAAGATCCGTTGTTCGACGGTGAAAACACCTTCTACGGACGAAGCATTCACGAGGCCATCCACGAGTTCGTGAACAAAGTAAAATCGGGTGCTCGTGGTCTCGGACCCGAAAACCGGATCAAGCTTCTGCTCGGTCCCGTCGGATCAGGAAAATCCGACTTCGACCGGCAGGTGCGTCGGTACTTCGAGGATTACACCCTCAGGGACGACGGCCGGATGTACACGTTCCGGTGGACGAACCTCTGTGACGTGATCCACGATCAAGATCCGGCGGACGACGTGGTCCGTTCGCCGATGAACCAGGATCCACTCGTGTTGTTACCGCAGGCCCAGCGTGATGGGATCATCGAGACACTCAACGAACGGCTCGATGCACCCTACACCATCCGTAACGAGCAGTCGCTCGATCCGGCCAGCGAGTTCTACATGGACAAGCTGCTCGAACAGTACGACGACGATCTCAAACAGGTGCTCGAAAACCACATCGAGATCATTCGCGTCGTGGCCGACGAGAACAAGCGGCTGGCGATCGAGACGTTCGAACCGAAGGACAAGAAAAACCAAGATGAAACGGAACTTACCGGTGATGTAAACTATTCGAAAATCGCCGTCTACGGCGAATCCGATCCGCGGGCATTCGATTACTCGGGGGCGTTCTGTAACGCCAATCGAGGCATCTTCAGCGGTGAGGAGCTGCTCAAGCTCCAACGTGAGTTCCTATACGATTTCCTACACGCGAGTCAGGAGCAGACGATCAAACCAAAGAACAACCCGCGTATCGACATCGATCAGGTGATCGTCGGTCGTACGAACATGCCCGAGTACAAAGAGAAAAAGGGCGACGAGAAGATGGAGGCGTTCAACGACCGGACGAAGCGGATCGACTTCCCCTACGTGCTCCAGTACGAAGAGGAGGCGAAGGTGTATCAGAAGATGCTCAACAACGCCGATCTCCCCGACATTCACGTCGAACCCCACACCCTCGAGATGGCGGGACTGTTCGGTGTGCTCACCCGAATCGTTGAGCCTGACGGCGGACAGATCGGCATCGTCCAGAAGGCGAAAGCGTACAACGGGGAGGGCGACGAGATCGACGACGTGGATCTGAAAAAGCTTCACGACGAAGCCGAAGAGACAGCAGAGGTGGGCGAGGGGATGGAGGGCGTCTCGCCGCGCTTCGTGAGCGACGAGATCGCCGAAGCGATCATGGACAGCATGCACCGCAGTCGGGAGTTCCTCTCCCCGTTGACGACGTTCAACCACCTCGAGGCCAACCTCGAAAACCACGGTTCGATCGCAGAAGAGCATTTCGAGCAGTATTACCGGTATCTCGAACTGGTACGCGAGGAGTACAAAGAGCGTGCGATCGAGGACGTGCGCCATGCGCTGGCCTACGACGTCGATGAGATCCGACGGCAGGGCGAGAAGTACATGGACCACGTCATGGCGTACATCGATGACGACACGATCGAAGACGAGATCACCGGCCGGGAGTCCGAACCCGACGAGACGTTCCTCCGGTCGGTCGAGGAGAAGCTCAACATCCCCGAAGACCGAAAAGACGACTTCCGTCAGGAAGTATCGAACTGGGTGTCACGCCGTGCGAGGGAGGGGACGAGCTTCAACCCCCAAGACAACGACCGACTGCGCCGAGCACTCGAACGGAAGTTGTGGGAAGACAAAAAACACAACATCAACTTCTCTGCACTCGTTTCCAGCGGCGAGACCGATGACGACGAGCGCAACGCGTGGATCGAGGCACTCATCGATCAGGGGTATTCCCACGAAGGGGCAAAGGAGGTGCTCGAATTCGCTGGTGCGGAGGTGGCCAAAACCGAACTCGAAGAATGA